Proteins encoded in a region of the Geobacillus genomosp. 3 genome:
- the pilM gene encoding type IV pilus biogenesis protein PilM, whose product MALWRRKGKEANIVMKDHVIRYVEAKPGDPPEAKRWGERELPPGVIRDGKIVDADALAMILDECVDEWKLDGRRVRFVVPDPFVMIRSLSLPPHLADEDIRGYLFMELGESIPLPFADPVFDYVVMERTSEAVSILLFAAPEEAVSEYAELLKGMDLRPVAADVSPLCAYRPFYAAGQAGPDDHILLVQFDESAVNVSVFHRHLPLFMRHLPLEAPAGQTAAFIDPFVDVYKEIERMMSFYSFSLQQGKQQITRLFLTGDHPQLHGVFAALAERLDVLPERLAQPLDPLPDRYHLAWGLALKEGVADHDR is encoded by the coding sequence ATGGCGTTATGGCGGCGAAAAGGGAAGGAAGCGAACATCGTGATGAAAGACCATGTCATCCGCTATGTGGAAGCGAAGCCGGGCGATCCGCCGGAGGCGAAACGGTGGGGCGAGCGTGAGCTGCCGCCCGGCGTCATTCGCGATGGCAAAATCGTGGATGCGGATGCATTGGCGATGATTTTGGATGAGTGCGTTGATGAATGGAAGCTTGACGGGCGGCGCGTCCGCTTTGTCGTCCCCGATCCGTTCGTCATGATCCGCAGCTTGTCGCTTCCGCCTCATTTGGCTGATGAGGACATTCGCGGCTATTTGTTTATGGAGCTGGGCGAATCGATTCCGCTTCCGTTTGCCGACCCGGTGTTCGATTATGTGGTGATGGAGAGAACGAGCGAGGCGGTGTCGATTTTGTTGTTTGCGGCGCCGGAGGAGGCGGTGTCTGAGTATGCGGAGCTGTTGAAGGGGATGGATTTGCGCCCTGTGGCGGCCGATGTGTCGCCGCTTTGCGCCTATCGCCCGTTTTATGCTGCCGGACAAGCCGGGCCGGATGATCATATTTTGCTTGTGCAATTTGATGAATCGGCGGTGAATGTAAGTGTGTTCCATCGACATTTGCCCTTGTTTATGCGCCATTTGCCGCTCGAGGCGCCCGCAGGGCAGACGGCGGCGTTCATTGACCCGTTTGTGGATGTGTACAAAGAAATCGAACGGATGATGAGCTTTTATTCATTTTCCCTCCAACAAGGAAAACAGCAAATTACGCGCCTCTTCCTCACCGGTGACCATCCGCAGCTTCATGGTGTATTCGCTGCCTTGGCGGAGCGGCTTGACGTGCTGCCGGAGCGGCTCGCGCAACCGCTTGATCCGTTGCCGGACCGCTACCATCTTGCCTGGGGATTGGCATTGAAGGAGGGAGTGGCTGACCATGATCGCTGA
- a CDS encoding prepilin peptidase has translation MVNVSIFLYSLLLASFFNVVGLRVPAGESIVRPRSHCPACGRTLSARELIPVVSYVVQRGRCKGCGGRISPLYPAMELATAALFTAAPVWVGWGGRLIVAWTLISLLAIIVVSDLRYMLIPDRVLLAFAALFLIERLWIPFLPWTDMVIGAAAGFFLLWLIAVLSKGGMGGGDVKLFAVLGFVLGWKLVLLAFFLATLYGTAIGLVGMALGRVRRGVPMPFAPAIALGALTALFFGEAIVRAYMAFIR, from the coding sequence ATGGTTAATGTGTCTATTTTTTTGTATAGCCTCCTCCTCGCCTCCTTTTTCAACGTCGTCGGGCTGCGGGTGCCGGCCGGGGAGTCGATCGTCAGGCCGCGGTCGCATTGTCCGGCGTGCGGGCGGACGCTGTCGGCGAGGGAGTTGATTCCGGTCGTGTCGTATGTCGTGCAGCGTGGGCGGTGCAAAGGGTGTGGGGGGCGCATTTCCCCCCTTTACCCGGCGATGGAGCTCGCGACTGCCGCCTTGTTTACGGCTGCGCCTGTTTGGGTCGGCTGGGGCGGGCGGTTGATTGTAGCGTGGACGTTGATCAGCTTGTTGGCGATCATCGTCGTGTCCGACCTTCGCTATATGCTCATCCCGGACCGGGTGTTGCTCGCGTTTGCCGCGTTGTTTCTCATCGAGCGGCTGTGGATTCCGTTTTTGCCGTGGACCGATATGGTGATCGGCGCGGCGGCCGGCTTTTTCCTTTTATGGCTGATCGCCGTGCTGTCAAAAGGCGGGATGGGCGGCGGCGATGTGAAGCTGTTTGCCGTGCTTGGGTTCGTGCTTGGCTGGAAACTCGTGTTGCTCGCGTTTTTTTTGGCGACGTTGTACGGAACAGCAATCGGGCTTGTCGGCATGGCGTTGGGGCGCGTGCGGCGCGGCGTGCCGATGCCGTTTGCGCCGGCGATCGCGCTCGGGGCGCTGACGGCGTTGTTTTTCGGCGAGGCGATCGTGCGCGCGTATATGGCGTTCATCCGGTAA
- a CDS encoding type IV pilin protein yields the protein MVKRIVKNERGLTLIELLAVIVILGIVAAIAIPSIGGIINKSKNDAKIAEGIQIINAAKMYMTANSFTPDDTGGSVQTLDENDLNDYLDSVDAQSYEVQVHQGNAGKYTYYLKDHESVSLVDKNNDGLASEQELSK from the coding sequence ATGGTAAAGCGAATCGTGAAAAACGAGCGCGGCTTGACGCTCATCGAACTGCTCGCCGTCATTGTCATTTTAGGGATCGTTGCGGCGATTGCGATTCCAAGCATAGGGGGAATTATTAACAAGTCAAAAAATGATGCAAAGATTGCAGAGGGGATTCAGATTATTAATGCTGCGAAGATGTATATGACAGCGAATAGTTTTACGCCTGATGATACCGGTGGTTCAGTTCAAACTTTAGATGAAAATGATCTGAATGATTACCTAGACAGCGTCGATGCCCAGAGTTATGAGGTACAGGTGCACCAAGGGAATGCTGGAAAGTATACGTACTATTTGAAAGATCATGAATCAGTGAGTCTGGTAGACAAAAACAATGATGGTCTGGCATCTGAGCAGGAATTAAGCAAATAA
- a CDS encoding type II secretion system F family protein has translation MAQFKYEGRDQSGRKKTGVITAVSRREAAVKLREKGIRPLTLAEVPPSIWNKEISFGRAVKLQHFVIFLRQFATLVRAGVTIVDSVRILAEQTESKPLARALSDIEQSLRGGNPLSAAAANHPRIFPPLFVNMVRAGEAGGTLDETLDRLADHFEKMHRTRQKIASALAYPAAVAIIATAVVIFLLVAVVPTFVEMFAEFHAELPAITKFVLKASGVMEQYWWAAVLVLIACSASFAALRRQKAAKYYLDYAAMRLPIFGKLVQKAALARLTRTLSSLVSSSVPILEALSVAGRVVENEVIASVLDEARGALERGQSLAEPLRRHWAFPPLVAQMIAIGEQTGSLDAMLGKVADFYEAEVDAGTDRLKSLIEPLMIVLLAGVVGTIVTAIIVPMYDIFNHVQ, from the coding sequence ATGGCGCAGTTTAAGTACGAAGGGCGCGACCAAAGCGGGCGGAAAAAAACCGGAGTGATCACCGCCGTTTCGCGGCGCGAGGCGGCCGTGAAGCTCCGTGAAAAAGGGATTCGCCCGCTGACGCTCGCCGAAGTGCCGCCGTCGATATGGAATAAAGAAATTTCATTCGGCCGCGCTGTCAAGCTGCAGCACTTTGTCATCTTTTTGCGCCAATTTGCGACCCTTGTGCGCGCCGGGGTGACGATCGTCGATTCAGTCCGCATTTTGGCCGAGCAAACGGAAAGCAAGCCGCTCGCCCGGGCGCTTTCTGACATCGAACAGTCGCTGCGCGGCGGGAATCCGCTCTCGGCGGCAGCGGCGAATCATCCGCGCATCTTTCCGCCGCTGTTTGTCAACATGGTGCGCGCCGGCGAGGCGGGCGGTACATTGGACGAAACGCTTGACCGCCTGGCCGATCATTTTGAAAAAATGCATCGCACAAGGCAAAAAATCGCCTCGGCGCTCGCCTATCCGGCGGCGGTCGCCATCATCGCCACGGCCGTCGTCATCTTTTTGCTCGTTGCCGTCGTGCCAACGTTCGTCGAAATGTTCGCTGAGTTTCACGCCGAGCTGCCGGCGATTACGAAGTTCGTGCTCAAGGCAAGCGGCGTGATGGAACAGTATTGGTGGGCGGCCGTTCTCGTCTTGATCGCCTGTTCCGCTTCATTCGCCGCCCTCCGCCGGCAAAAGGCGGCGAAATATTATTTGGACTATGCCGCCATGCGGCTGCCGATTTTCGGCAAGCTCGTGCAAAAGGCGGCGCTCGCCCGCCTGACGCGGACGCTCAGCTCGCTCGTGTCAAGTTCGGTGCCGATTTTAGAAGCGCTGTCGGTCGCCGGGCGCGTCGTCGAAAATGAAGTGATCGCGTCCGTGTTGGACGAAGCGCGCGGCGCCCTTGAGCGCGGCCAGTCGCTCGCCGAGCCGCTCCGCCGCCATTGGGCGTTTCCGCCGCTCGTTGCGCAAATGATCGCCATCGGCGAACAAACCGGTTCGCTTGACGCCATGCTCGGCAAAGTCGCCGACTTTTACGAAGCGGAGGTGGACGCCGGCACCGACCGGTTAAAATCGCTCATCGAGCCGCTCATGATCGTGCTGCTCGCCGGCGTCGTCGGGACGATCGTCACGGCGATCATCGTGCCGATGTACGATATTTTCAATCATGTTCAATAA
- a CDS encoding type IV pilus twitching motility protein PilT — translation MKEKLEALLRAAFECRASDVHLTVGAPPIFRVNGELRAYGHERLQPEETEQMAKAAVPPPLWQQFQETGELDFSYGIPGVSRFRINIFKQRSCVSLAVRLIPMRIPTLEELAMPNVLKRIAEKPHGLVLVTGPTGSGKSTTLAAMIDYMNKTMSKHIITLEDPIEYLHKHGKSIIDQREVGFDTGSFAAGLRAALRQDPDVILVGEMRDLETIQTAITAAETGHLVLGTLHTASAPAAVERMIDVFPSAQQAQIRLQLASVLVAIIAQRLFPNSRKTGRTAALEILLNNAAVANLIRNEKEHQIVNIMQTSRQAGMQTMEMSIKELAAAGRIDPLAAEAYLAGEREQNGAV, via the coding sequence ATGAAAGAAAAACTTGAGGCGTTATTGCGCGCCGCGTTTGAATGCCGCGCGTCCGACGTGCATTTGACCGTCGGTGCGCCGCCGATTTTTCGCGTGAACGGGGAGTTGAGAGCATACGGCCATGAGCGGCTGCAGCCGGAGGAGACCGAGCAAATGGCGAAAGCTGCCGTCCCGCCGCCGCTTTGGCAGCAGTTTCAAGAAACCGGAGAGCTTGATTTTTCGTATGGCATTCCCGGTGTTTCCCGCTTTCGCATCAACATCTTTAAACAGCGGTCATGTGTGTCGCTCGCCGTGCGCCTCATCCCGATGCGCATCCCGACGTTAGAAGAGCTCGCCATGCCGAACGTTTTGAAACGCATCGCCGAAAAACCGCACGGGCTCGTGCTCGTCACCGGGCCGACCGGCTCGGGCAAATCGACAACATTGGCGGCGATGATCGACTATATGAACAAAACGATGTCAAAACACATCATCACGCTCGAAGATCCGATCGAGTATTTGCATAAGCACGGGAAATCGATTATCGACCAGCGCGAGGTCGGGTTTGACACCGGAAGCTTTGCCGCCGGGCTGCGCGCCGCCTTGCGCCAAGATCCGGATGTGATTTTAGTCGGGGAGATGCGCGATTTAGAGACGATTCAAACGGCGATCACCGCTGCCGAAACCGGGCACTTAGTGCTAGGCACGCTTCATACGGCGAGCGCGCCGGCGGCAGTCGAGCGGATGATTGACGTCTTTCCGTCCGCCCAACAGGCGCAAATCCGCCTTCAGCTCGCTTCCGTGCTTGTCGCCATCATCGCTCAGCGTCTGTTTCCCAACAGCCGGAAAACCGGCCGGACAGCGGCGCTGGAAATTTTACTGAACAACGCGGCGGTCGCCAACTTGATCCGCAACGAAAAAGAGCATCAAATTGTCAACATTATGCAGACGAGCCGCCAAGCCGGCATGCAGACGATGGAGATGAGCATCAAAGAACTTGCCGCCGCCGGGCGCATCGATCCGTTGGCGGCGGAAGCGTATTTGGCGGGGGAGCGTGAACAGAATGGCGCAGTTTAA
- a CDS encoding GspE/PulE family protein, protein MSKKQERKRLGDLLVEAGLITESQLAEALREKAPGQKLGDALLQRGYITEQQLIEVLEFQLGIPHVSLYRYPIDPKATSLVPKEFARRHMVMPLKIEGERLLVAMADPMDFFVIDDLRLSTGFQIETAIASKDDILRAINKYYDIDESFDEFLQAAPEVREDERTEDDDSPIVRLVNQILQLAVEQRASDIHIDPQETKVLIRYRIDGLLRTERALPKHMQSMLTARIKILANMDITEHRVPQDGRIKMDIDFHPVDLRVSTLPTVYGEKIVMRVLDLGAALNDIHKLGFNPVNLDRFIRLIERPNGIVLITGPTGSGKSSTLYAALNHLNSEHVNIITIEDPVEYQIEGVNQIQVNPNVGLTFAQGLRSILRQDPNIIMVGEIRDRETAEVAIRASLTGHLVLSTLHTNDALSTITRLVDMGIEPFLVATSLAGVVSQRLVRRVCRDCQEAYEPTKRERDIFARRGIDVRQLVRGRGCPTCNMTGYRGRLAIHELLVVTEEMRRVILNNEPFSKLRELASQNKMIFLLDDGLLKVKQGLTTLEEVLKVAILH, encoded by the coding sequence ATGAGCAAAAAGCAGGAACGGAAACGGCTTGGTGATTTGCTTGTCGAAGCGGGGTTGATCACCGAAAGCCAGTTGGCCGAAGCGCTGCGCGAGAAGGCGCCCGGGCAGAAGCTTGGCGATGCGCTGCTGCAGCGCGGCTACATCACCGAGCAGCAGCTCATTGAAGTGCTCGAGTTTCAGCTCGGCATTCCCCACGTCAGCTTATACCGCTATCCGATCGATCCGAAGGCGACCAGTTTAGTGCCAAAAGAGTTCGCCCGCCGCCATATGGTCATGCCGCTGAAAATCGAAGGCGAGCGGCTGCTTGTCGCTATGGCCGACCCGATGGACTTTTTTGTCATCGACGACTTGCGCCTGTCGACCGGGTTTCAAATTGAAACGGCGATCGCCTCAAAAGACGACATTTTGCGGGCGATTAACAAGTATTACGATATCGATGAGTCGTTTGACGAATTTTTGCAGGCGGCGCCGGAAGTGCGCGAAGACGAGCGGACGGAGGATGACGATTCGCCCATCGTCCGGCTCGTCAATCAAATTTTGCAGCTGGCGGTCGAACAGCGGGCGAGCGACATTCACATCGATCCGCAAGAGACGAAAGTGCTCATCCGCTATCGGATCGACGGGTTGCTTCGCACCGAGCGGGCGCTGCCGAAACATATGCAAAGCATGTTGACGGCGAGAATTAAAATTTTGGCCAATATGGACATTACCGAACACCGCGTGCCGCAAGACGGGCGGATCAAAATGGACATCGATTTTCATCCGGTCGATTTGCGCGTCTCGACATTGCCGACCGTATATGGCGAGAAAATCGTTATGCGCGTTCTTGATTTAGGTGCGGCGTTAAACGATATTCATAAACTTGGCTTCAATCCGGTCAATTTGGACCGGTTTATCCGCTTGATCGAGCGGCCGAACGGCATCGTCTTGATCACCGGACCGACCGGTTCGGGGAAATCATCGACGCTTTATGCGGCGCTCAATCATTTAAACAGCGAGCACGTGAACATTATTACGATTGAAGATCCAGTCGAATATCAGATCGAAGGCGTCAACCAAATTCAAGTGAACCCGAATGTCGGCTTGACGTTCGCCCAAGGGCTGCGGTCGATTTTGCGCCAAGATCCGAACATCATCATGGTTGGGGAGATTCGCGACCGCGAGACGGCGGAAGTGGCGATCCGCGCTTCGCTCACCGGCCATTTAGTGTTGAGCACGCTTCATACGAACGATGCGTTAAGCACGATCACGCGCCTCGTCGATATGGGCATTGAGCCGTTTTTGGTGGCGACGTCGCTTGCCGGCGTCGTTTCACAGCGGCTTGTGCGCCGCGTCTGCCGCGATTGCCAAGAGGCGTATGAGCCAACGAAGCGGGAACGGGACATTTTCGCCCGCCGCGGCATCGACGTTCGCCAACTCGTCCGTGGCCGCGGCTGTCCGACGTGCAACATGACCGGCTACCGCGGACGGCTGGCGATTCACGAGCTGCTTGTCGTCACCGAGGAGATGCGGCGCGTCATTTTAAATAACGAGCCGTTTTCAAAACTGCGCGAGCTCGCCAGTCAAAACAAAATGATTTTTTTGCTGGATGACGGGCTGTTGAAAGTGAAGCAAGGGTTGACGACGCTTGAAGAAGTGCTAAAAGTGGCCATTTTGCATTGA
- a CDS encoding G5 domain-containing protein — translation MKKAAAWKLFVVMAVCTMYFTAFSRLGAFAYDALAPDDGRFRPGTAVGPVSLSGLTPSAARQAVAERVNEWRATAAIPLRYQEKQAELPADAFAFQLEESLKQLVDGQRTPLFVLADLETGLHAASSIVPPAVLPALDVKRLGADLEAVASRLEAPSSPVDLAQYISLPDERRPVVSEAAAAVSDAAAARWLSKERRAVIKANQLFSFGDYMKKAKADLSAEAADAIASAVYRAVLATNFTVVERYTSRMLPGGAAPGFEAAISDGRDLEWFNPNTTDYTLALRYDGRNVRASIIGLPFVYQYTIHVSETEKIEPRTVVQYDSRLAPGEQQTKQSGRPGLLVKVMREVRDGTKLVRRETVSEDFYPPTYTIQVRGLEVPESSAESNGGGSENSTPVEQPASSEPENDEGKEEGDKPGEGASAPKAGAGGETDTGGGEGK, via the coding sequence GTGAAAAAAGCGGCCGCGTGGAAGCTGTTTGTTGTCATGGCGGTGTGTACGATGTATTTTACCGCGTTTTCCCGCCTTGGCGCCTTTGCCTACGATGCGCTCGCCCCGGATGACGGCCGCTTCCGCCCGGGGACAGCCGTCGGTCCGGTGTCACTTTCCGGTCTGACGCCGTCCGCGGCCCGGCAGGCGGTGGCCGAGCGGGTAAACGAGTGGCGGGCGACGGCGGCGATTCCGCTGCGCTACCAAGAAAAACAAGCCGAACTGCCGGCGGACGCGTTTGCGTTTCAGCTTGAGGAAAGCCTAAAGCAGCTTGTCGATGGACAGCGGACGCCGTTGTTTGTGCTGGCTGACTTGGAAACGGGCCTTCATGCAGCGTCGTCCATCGTCCCGCCGGCGGTGCTGCCGGCGCTCGATGTGAAGCGGCTTGGGGCCGACTTGGAAGCTGTGGCATCCCGGCTTGAGGCGCCGTCTTCTCCGGTCGATTTGGCGCAATACATATCGCTTCCGGATGAGCGGCGGCCGGTCGTGAGCGAAGCGGCGGCGGCGGTTTCCGATGCGGCGGCGGCCCGCTGGCTGTCGAAAGAGCGGCGCGCGGTGATCAAGGCAAACCAGTTGTTTTCGTTTGGCGACTATATGAAAAAGGCGAAGGCCGATTTGTCCGCGGAAGCGGCCGATGCGATCGCTTCCGCGGTGTACCGGGCGGTGCTGGCGACCAATTTCACTGTTGTGGAGCGCTATACGAGCCGTATGTTGCCGGGTGGAGCGGCGCCCGGTTTTGAGGCCGCCATCAGCGACGGCCGCGATTTGGAATGGTTCAACCCGAACACGACCGATTACACGCTCGCGCTTCGATACGATGGGCGAAACGTGCGCGCCTCCATCATCGGGCTGCCGTTTGTCTATCAATATACGATTCACGTTAGCGAAACGGAGAAAATCGAACCGCGCACCGTTGTCCAGTACGATTCGCGCTTAGCGCCCGGCGAGCAGCAGACGAAACAGAGCGGCCGCCCGGGGCTGCTAGTGAAAGTCATGCGTGAAGTGCGCGATGGGACCAAACTTGTGCGCCGGGAGACGGTGAGCGAAGACTTTTACCCGCCGACGTATACGATTCAAGTGCGCGGTCTTGAAGTTCCGGAAAGCAGCGCGGAGTCAAACGGCGGGGGAAGCGAAAACAGCACGCCGGTGGAACAACCCGCTTCATCAGAACCGGAAAACGATGAAGGAAAGGAAGAAGGCGATAAGCCGGGCGAAGGCGCATCCGCGCCGAAAGCGGGCGCCGGCGGGGAGACGGACACGGGCGGAGGGGAAGGAAAATGA
- a CDS encoding PRC-barrel domain-containing protein — translation MKASAQVIGLPIISIADGVQIGVVKSVVINPDKGTIDFLTVEQDDVQLSLKAIPFKKVVGIGEFAVTVEKGHDVIDLSEIPIANQLVNKQIRIKNAKAITRKGQLLGEASEFFVDEESGEIIGIALRLDDKEAVLPASEVLTYGKDILIVNDGANGALCDDPAQLVKAESGQPAVEMDEGDLLAQMEAMTESAENVEALHTLREKQIALLAGKRLTKDIYDADGRLLFASGTVLTEADVRKAQAAGPGVIVDVSMNVEE, via the coding sequence ATGAAAGCTAGCGCGCAAGTGATTGGACTGCCGATCATCAGCATTGCCGACGGCGTGCAAATCGGCGTGGTGAAAAGTGTCGTCATCAATCCGGATAAGGGAACGATTGATTTTTTAACGGTCGAACAAGATGATGTGCAGCTCAGCTTAAAAGCCATTCCGTTTAAAAAAGTCGTCGGCATCGGCGAGTTTGCCGTGACCGTAGAGAAAGGGCATGATGTGATCGATCTCTCAGAAATTCCGATTGCCAACCAGCTTGTCAACAAGCAAATCCGCATTAAAAATGCGAAAGCGATCACGCGCAAAGGGCAGCTGCTTGGCGAGGCGAGCGAGTTTTTTGTTGATGAGGAATCCGGGGAGATTATCGGCATTGCCTTACGGCTTGACGACAAAGAAGCAGTGCTGCCGGCTTCGGAAGTGTTGACATACGGCAAAGACATTTTAATTGTCAACGACGGGGCGAACGGGGCGCTTTGTGACGACCCGGCGCAGTTGGTGAAGGCGGAAAGCGGCCAACCGGCTGTCGAAATGGATGAAGGCGATCTCTTGGCGCAAATGGAAGCGATGACGGAAAGCGCGGAAAACGTTGAGGCGCTTCATACGTTAAGAGAAAAACAAATCGCCCTGCTGGCCGGCAAGCGGCTGACGAAAGACATTTACGACGCGGACGGCCGCCTGCTGTTCGCGAGCGGCACGGTGCTGACGGAAGCGGATGTGCGCAAAGCGCAAGCTGCCGGACCGGGCGTCATCGTTGACGTTTCCATGAATGTCGAGGAGTAA
- a CDS encoding prepilin-type N-terminal cleavage/methylation domain-containing protein — MTEGNFSPTGRQGGFTLIETLLALTLLSSVVIGLFYFFTNAMAHTSYSQGRTVAINIARGVAAYMERLEFSALERYVRQSAGEQAPFVKLTSGDCENRAIFPEPDACRAQLGPTVNNIVYDDGRVAVFLIPYDGALWEQLVSSPPDAFPSSLRKQIEKEAEKVRASDPGLGQYLLKMYVVVRWGERPGEAEWVEGVVTDETIR; from the coding sequence ATGACCGAAGGCAATTTTTCTCCCACTGGCCGCCAAGGCGGGTTCACGCTCATTGAAACGTTGCTCGCTCTCACCCTTCTATCAAGCGTTGTGATCGGCTTGTTTTACTTTTTTACGAATGCTATGGCCCATACGTCCTACAGCCAAGGGCGGACGGTGGCGATCAACATCGCCCGCGGCGTCGCCGCCTATATGGAACGGCTTGAGTTTTCCGCGCTCGAACGTTACGTTCGCCAGTCAGCAGGCGAACAGGCGCCGTTTGTCAAATTGACGAGCGGCGATTGCGAAAATAGAGCCATTTTCCCAGAGCCGGACGCCTGCCGCGCCCAGCTCGGCCCGACGGTCAACAATATCGTTTATGACGACGGGCGGGTGGCCGTCTTTCTCATCCCGTATGACGGAGCGCTTTGGGAACAGCTCGTCTCATCGCCGCCTGACGCGTTCCCGTCCTCCCTCCGCAAACAAATCGAAAAAGAAGCGGAAAAAGTGCGGGCGTCAGACCCCGGCCTCGGGCAGTATTTGTTGAAAATGTACGTTGTCGTCCGCTGGGGCGAGCGTCCTGGGGAAGCGGAATGGGTCGAAGGGGTGGTCACCGATGAAACGATCCGCTAG
- a CDS encoding PilW family protein has protein sequence MKRSARSKAGMTLIELLAAVSVSLLIIGAIYTVFLSGIRAYERIGIENELRSEADYAMAMVMNKLYEFAPDGINLSESGEKTLTFIDDRQKRVDPSSGFVDEREIGGGALTVSIENGSLIINGEAISPPHLLLVDNSAFSVRCLREERKEEARICRSGVITIRLAVQDRKHADPDSRLYVRPFTLKTEFGF, from the coding sequence ATGAAACGATCCGCTAGAAGCAAAGCCGGCATGACGCTGATCGAGCTTCTAGCTGCTGTTTCCGTTTCGCTGTTGATCATCGGCGCCATCTATACCGTGTTTCTAAGCGGCATCCGCGCCTACGAACGGATCGGCATCGAAAACGAACTGCGCAGTGAGGCGGACTACGCCATGGCAATGGTGATGAATAAACTGTACGAATTTGCACCGGATGGGATTAACCTTAGCGAAAGCGGCGAAAAAACATTAACGTTTATCGACGACCGGCAAAAGCGGGTTGACCCCTCATCCGGATTTGTCGATGAAAGAGAAATCGGCGGCGGCGCGTTGACTGTTTCCATTGAAAACGGCTCGCTCATCATCAACGGGGAAGCCATTTCCCCGCCACACTTGCTGCTTGTGGACAACTCTGCCTTTTCGGTGCGCTGTTTGCGCGAAGAGCGGAAAGAGGAAGCGCGAATTTGCCGCAGCGGCGTCATCACGATCCGTCTTGCCGTACAAGACCGCAAACATGCTGATCCGGACAGCCGCTTGTATGTGCGCCCGTTTACATTAAAAACAGAATTCGGCTTTTAA